Below is a genomic region from Ziziphus jujuba cultivar Dongzao chromosome 7, ASM3175591v1.
GGGAGATTTTCGTAAATGtccctttttaaaaattttttacattttaaaaaaaaaaaattgtgtctCTATTTACACATGAATAAATGGTGATCTCCTAGGTGCACATGTAAAAGTTTTCGTTACTAGTAAGTATTTATCATGCCAAAACCAACttgaattgttattattatttttttcttaaaatataaacCAAAAGTACAAAGAAACAGAAACCTAGCCAGAGTGAAAAGCACAACAAAAAGAATTGAcataattaaaaggtaaaagatACACCTCTAGCCTTATCCACCCACTGGAGTACTCTTAGACTATGGAGTTTGAATAAGACTCGTATTCAAATTCTATTGGATTAtgaagagaaaaattaaattttaaaagtagtCCCCAGAGCATCAAGTATGTGACTTGTCTGGGCTTAACTAGTATGAGAGCCCAATAATGTGGCCCAAGAAGCTTTGGCCCGTCAACATCCGAAGCTTGCAGGAAATCGAAATGCATTgccttttgtttgtattttcctagatagtcttttttattttttagtttttttaggcGAATCCTTAGATAGTCTTCCAATAAAGTCATCaccaaatgatttttttattttataaaaaatttgaaccaGTAGAGAAGTTGAATCTGAATCCTACTTTGTCTGCAAGTTTTCACTTATTAAGTCATATTTTCCACATTATTCTAATTACATACATTATCTTATgtcttatctttttatttaatttatctcaGCTAAGAATCAAGCATGTGGTGCTTGTATGTGcatgtataattttattcaGTAATTATTACGAGGttcatatacataaaataataataataataaaaataaagaaacgaACATATAtacccaataaattaaaaagaaaaattcaaaagaaatgaGGAACGAATACATCCTAATTACCTTTTTATCTTCGGAATTATGAACGTTAGAAGGTCCTGATTCGTGATTTACACGGTCTTGGAATTCAACGGTACAGTCAATATCCTCCACAACCAGTATTGACCTGTTGGCCATCGCGATAAGCAATCTTCGAAGCTCCGAATTGCTACGAATCTCCGTAAGCTCCAAGTCATAGATATCGAAATTCAAATAGTTAGCCATGGCAGCGATCAAGCTCGATTTCCCAGTACCCGGTGGGCCATAAAGCAAATACCCTCTTTTCCAAGCCTTCCCAATTTTCCTGTAGTACTCTTTCCTCCTCAAGAACCTCTCAAGGTCGCCAAGAATGAAGTCCTTGATCTCCGAGTCCAAAGCCAGAGTTTCGAAATTGGCCGGGTGGTCAAGATTCGTGGGAATCCAAGCATCGGCTAAGTTGCAGTAGAGATTCTCGTACTCCACCGTGAAGATCTttatggttttcttttcttgcttgATGGACTTGTACTCTTCCAAAATGTGAGGCAAATAAGTGTTCAGAACCAAGTCTCTGTTTTTTTTGTGGAAACTGAGCTCCAATGACCGGACTTCTGATCGCAACGTTGAATTCAGATCGCGAGGATTGTAAAAATTTTTGGTTTCGACTTGCCTCGTGACCAATACCCAGTTGAATTTGACGCCGTTAAAGACGTCGGTGATCTCCTCGTTGCTTTCCATGGTGATGATGAAGCTTTTTTCGTTTTCGGGCTTGCTCACTTTGAGTCTGTGCGTGGAGGGTGAGACTTTGCTGCCCAAGTAAGTCTCTGCGGCTTCGTAGATTTGGTTGTTGACTAGACCGTCGAACTCTTCGATGACCATGGTTAATTGGGATGAGAAGCGGTTGAAGAAATTTCTAATGCCGGAGAAGAGAAAGTCATGGAACTCATGGGGGAGCAAATCTTGAGCGACAGAGCGAGCCACCATTACAGTGGTGGCTATTGAAGCTGCTGTTGCAAGAATTGTCTTGGCCATGGCCAGTTTGTTATCGGGAGACGAAGAAGACGAAGCCATTTGATGGTTTTGGATTGTTTTGACTTCTGAATGAATGTGGGTTTCGATCTCCAAATGTGTATATTTATACATGCATTTTCCTcctacatttttgtttttgttttgttttttttgtttttttgtttttttttgcttgaagcaTTTTCCTCCTACTTTCACTAGATTGTATATTGggtttttttaagtttatggaaaaaaaaaatagtaattgatttattaatga
It encodes:
- the LOC107424651 gene encoding AAA-ATPase At3g50940, with amino-acid sequence MYKYTHLEIETHIHSEVKTIQNHQMASSSSSPDNKLAMAKTILATAASIATTVMVARSVAQDLLPHEFHDFLFSGIRNFFNRFSSQLTMVIEEFDGLVNNQIYEAAETYLGSKVSPSTHRLKVSKPENEKSFIITMESNEEITDVFNGVKFNWVLVTRQVETKNFYNPRDLNSTLRSEVRSLELSFHKKNRDLVLNTYLPHILEEYKSIKQEKKTIKIFTVEYENLYCNLADAWIPTNLDHPANFETLALDSEIKDFILGDLERFLRRKEYYRKIGKAWKRGYLLYGPPGTGKSSLIAAMANYLNFDIYDLELTEIRSNSELRRLLIAMANRSILVVEDIDCTVEFQDRVNHESGPSNVHNSEDKKVTLSGMLNFIDGLWSSCGDERIIVFTTNHKEKLDPALLRPGRMDVHVHMSYCTPCGFKLLASNYLGIENHMLFEEIEQQLQITQVTPAEVAEQLIKTHTPDEAVQGLIEFMKTKKKEKEEANAKKEQEADKKLEAKDGKTNSDEKVKEVDNDDKK